The window GCCGCGCGACCGTTACTACGAGCGCCGCACCTATCGTGACTGGGACGATGGTCCGCGCGCCGGCGTCGGCATCCGCGCGCCCGGCGTCAGTGTTGGCGTCGGTGTCGGCGATCGCTGGTAGTCGATGAAGCCATGACAGACGGGACCGGACGAGATAACTCGCCCGGTCCTGCCTCTGCGATTCGCATCGCTGACATCAGGCGGCAAGCGTCTGCTGCTGGAACTGCTCGTAGGCCGCGATCGCGTCCGCGGCATACATCAGCGACGGCCCACCGCCCATATAGACGGCCATGCCGAGCGTTTCCTCGACCTCCTCGCGCGTTGCACCGAGCTTGACCAGGGCTTCGGTATGGAAGCCGATGCAGCCGTCGCAATGCGCGGCAACGCCGAGCGCGAGCGCAATCATTTCCTTCGTCTTCTTGTCCAGCGCGCCGTCGCGCGTGGCGGCCTGGGCAAGCGCGGCAAATCCCTTCATGGTATCGGGAATGTCACTGCGCAGCTTGCGCAGGTTGGCGGAGATTTGGCGGGTGATCTCGGGGTAATTCTTGTCCATGACCTACTCTCTGCGTTTACTCTAGGTGTCGAACGGGTCGGCCGGCGTAACGAGGCGCGTCAACGACGGCAGGTGAGCGATGAAGCGGGCGAGCACCATGCCTGCACTCATCGCAGCGACGAAGATGACGGCGGACACGGAGCCAAATCCGAGCGCGGTTAGCGCCGGCCCCGGACAGAAGCCCGCCAATCCCCAACCCACACCGAAGATCGCGGGACCTGCGATGATCCTGGGATCGATGTCGCTTCGCGTCGGAAGATAAAATCGTTCGGCGAAGTAGGGACGCGCGAGCTTTAGGACGCGTTTGAATCCGGTGAAAGTCACGGCCACCGCGCCGGCCATCACGAAGGCAAGGCTCGCATCCCACGTCCCCGCAGGAATGCCGCCGACGTCGAGGAAGTTCAGGACCTTCGCCGGATTCGCCATGCCCGAGACGATCAGGCCGAGGCCGAAGATCACGCCGATTAGGAATTGAACCGGTATAGCCATCGCCATCAGTTCCAGTGCCGCATCACGAGGACCGTCGCCATGCCGGCCGCCATGAAGGTCATGGTCGCGACCAGCGAGCGCGCCGAGAGCCGCGACAGGCCGCAGACGCCGTGGCCGGAGGTACAGCCACTGCCCCAGACCGAACCGAAACCCGTGAGCAAGCCGCCGACAATCAAAACGACCGGGGTCGCCTCGATCGTCTGCGCCGGCAGACTTCCGGTGACGAGCAGCACCAGCACGGGCGCGGAGACGAGACCTGCGACGAAGGCAAGCCGGCCCGGAAATTGACGGTCCTCATAAGGGGGAAACAGCCGCGCGGCGATGCCGCTGACGCCGGCGATCCGCCCCGTCGCCCACATCAGCAGAACGGCAGACAAGCCGATCAGCGCACCACCAACAAGGGAGGCGATCGGCGTAAATGATGTTGAGACCATGCGACCTCCGGATCGAGAGTACGCCCGGCGCGGGCACTGGATACCGTTACTTTAGCGCTTTCGTAATTTCGAATATACTAATATATAACTGGCCATGAAACGCAAGGTCCGCAATCAAGAGTTGGTCGCGCTTGAGGAGAAGGCCGAGGAGGCTTCCCGCCTCCTCACGGCCATGGGCAATCCGAAGCGGCTGCTGGTCCTCTGCAACATGCTGGACGGCGAGAAGTCGGTCGGCGAACTCGCCGACATCGCGGGCCTGTCGTCGGCCGCACTATCTCAGCATCTCGGCAAGATGCGTGCATTGAGCCTGGTCAAACCCAGAAGGGATGGTCAGACGGTATACTACAGCATCGCGAGCCAGGAAGTCCGCGCGTTGCTGGAGACGCTGTACCGCCTCTTCTGCACTTCCGGATAGGGTCCTCGCCCGCGCTAGACGCGAGGAACGCAGGATGACCGACGACACCATCATCGAAGGCCCGCTCTACGAGAAGCGGAAGAAGGTCTACCCGCAATCGGTCCAAGGGCCGTTCCGCCGCATCAAATGGGCGATCCTCTGCGTCACGCTCGGCACCTATTACCTGTTGCCCTTCATTCGCTGGAACCGCGGACCCGGCCTGCCGAACCAGGCTGTCCTGGTCGACTTGCCGCATCGCCGCTTCTATTTCTTCTTCATCGAACTGTGGCCGCAGGAGGTCTATTACTTCACGGGCCTGCTCATCATTGCCGCCATGGTGCTGTTCCTGATGAACGCGGTGGCCGGTCGTATCTGGTGCGGCTACATGTGCCCACAGACGTTATGGACCGATTTGTTCTATGCAGTGGAACGCTGGGTCGAGGGCGACCGGCGCGAGCGCATGCTAGGCGACAAGCGCTACTGGACCTTTGGTCACATCCGGAAGGTCGCAACCAAGCACTTTCTCTGGATCATGATCGCCTGGTGGACCGGCGGCGCCTGGGTGCTCTATTTCGCTGACGCGCCGACGCTGGTGAAGGAGCTCGCCACTTTCCAGGCCCCCTTCATCGCCTATCTCTGGATCGGCATCCTGACCGCAACGACCTACGTCTTTGCAGGTCACGCCCGCGAGCAGATGTGCATCTACATGTGTCCCTGGCCGCGCATCCAGGCGGCGCTGACCGATGAATGGGCACTCAACGTCACGTATCGCCGCGACCGTGGCGAGCCACGCATGTCGGTGAAGAAGGCGCAGGTCGCCCGCACCCATGGCGACATCGCGGGCGACTGCATCGACTGCCACCAGTGCATCAATGTCTGCCCGACCGGCGTCGACATCCGGCACGGCATCCAGCTCGGCTGCATCCAATGCGGCCTGTGCATCGACGCCTGCGACAGCGTCATGCGGGAGATCGGCCGGCGCGCCGGCCTGATCGGCTACGATACCGACATCAACCTGCAGCGCCGGAGCGAGGGCAAGGCGCCGATTTACCGCATCATCCGCGCGCGTACCCTGATCTATACCGCGGCCATTGCCGTCGTCGGCGGCATCATGCTCTACGCGCTCGCCACGCGCGCGACGATGGACGTCAACGTGCTGCACGAGCGTAATCCGCTCTTCGTTCAGCTCGCCGGTGGCGGCGTCCGCAACGACTACACCGTGCGCATCCTCAACAAGGGTGCACAGCGGTCGTTCGCGCTTGAGGTCTCCGGCCTGCCGGGCGCGACAATTCGCGTCGCCGGCATCGAGGCTGGAGCTGACGGCAAGCCCGTCGTCGAGGTTGGGCAGGATCAGACCCGCGAGGTCCGGCTGTCGGTGCAGGTCGACCCGACGCAGCTGCCGCAGACATCGCGCGACATCGACATCGGGATCACCGACACCGCCGGCGGCGGACGTGCAAGCGCCCGCGACCATTTCGTGCCGGGTGACCACTAGGCACTATCTCCCGCGGCATCCGGCGGCTCGCGGCCGGATGCTCAACGAGACGTTAATATTACCACTCGAATTGAAGCGGCGTCCCAACGGTATTTTCCAATCTTTGCGCTAAGCATGGCCTCCTGAACGGGGACGACGGGACGTGGTCGACATCGCGCACCAGGCTGCGATCAATCCGGCATCGGCAAAGCCTGCCGCGGCCTCGCGCGCGCGCGTCCCGCTTACGGCGATCGAGCCCGGCCAGTGGCGCGCACTCGCGCAGCGCGCGATCGAGCCGAACGGATATTACCTGCCGGGCTGGGAGCTCGCTGTGAGCGCAACCGCGCGCGGCCGCACCGATGCCTCGGCGCTTCCCGCATACGATGGATCGCGGCTGATCGGGCTGATGCCGGTGATCTCGCTCTGGCGTGCATGGAAGATCCCTCTGCCCGCGCTGGTGAGTGCGCACCCCTATGGCACGCTTTGCAGCCCGCTGATCGACCGCGATGCCCCGATCGAGGCAGTGACGCGCCTGTTGCAGCAGGCCCGAGCGACCGGAGCGCATGCGCTCGTGCTGAACGATGTGGCGCTCGATGGGGCGGCGATGACCGCCCTCAACCAGGTTCTGAATCGCGACGGCCTGAAGCCGCGCCTCCTCAGCTCCTACATCCGCGCCAGCCTCGACGCGACCCAGGACGGTGAGACGCTGCTACGCGACGCGCTCGGCACCAAAAAGCTCAAGGAGCTGCGCCGCCAACGGCATCGTCTCGAAGACCACGGCGCCGTCGTGTTCGATGTCGCGCACAGCCCCGACGAGATCAGGCCCGCGCTCGAGACATTTTTGCAGCTCGAAGCCAGTGGCTGGAAGGGCAAGCGCGGAACCGCGCTGGTCCAGCATGCCGGCGATGCAAGCTTCATCCGCCGCGCCGTTCCCGCGCTGGCAGAAACCGCGCAATGCGAGATCGTCACCCTTCGCGCCGGCGCGACGCCGGTAGCCGCTGGGATCGTGCTGCGCCATCAGGACCGCGCCTTCTTCTTCAAGCTCGGCATTGACGAGCGCTTTGCAAGATATTCGCCGGGCGTGCAGCTTACGCTCGAGCTCACCCGCCGCCTCTGCGCCGACCCGGCCATCGCCAGCGCGGACTCCACGGCGAGCGCCGATCACCCCATGATCAACCCGATCTGGCGCGGGCGCTTCGCCGTCGGCGACGTGCTGATACCGTTGCGGCGGAACGACCCCATCGTGGCGCTCGTTCACGGAGCGCTCGCGGCGCACGGCATCGCCTACGCGGCGGCGCGCCGCGCAGTTCGCCTGCTTCGTAAATAGGATGGCTCCTATTCCGCCGCCTGGGCGTTGATCTCCGCCGAAACTTCGCGGATGGCCCGCGCGAGCATGTTGGGATCCTGCGCGCCGGAGACGGCGTATTTTTGCGCGAACACGTAGGTCGGCACGCCGGAGATGCCTTTCTCGGCGGCTTCCTGCGCGTCCGCCGATACGCGCGCGACGTCCTCGTCGGTCACGAGTCGCTTGCGCACGTCGTCGGCATCGAGGCCGACATCGGCAGCCGCCTGCACCAGCACGTTCAAATCGGTGAGGTCGCCGCCGTCGCGGAAGTAGAGCTCCATCAGGCGCTGCTTCATCTCGGGCGCCTTGCCGATCGCCTCGGCCCAGAGGATCAGGCGGTGGCAGTCGGTGGTGTTGGGCTGACGCGCGACAAGCTCGGGCCGATAGACGAGCCCCTCTTCGCCCGCGGCCGCAACGACGCGTCCCGCAATGCCCTTATAGGCCTCGACCGAGCCGAACTTCTTGGTGAGATACTCCTCCCGGCTGATGCCCTCGGACGGCACCCAGGGATTGAGGAAGAAGGGACGGAAATTGAGCTTGATCGGAACGTCGGGCACCAGCGCCAGCGCGCTCTCGATCCGGTGCTTGCCGATATAGCACCAGGGGCACACCACGTCGGAAACGACGTCGATCTGGAGCGGCTTTAGGTTGCTCATGAGCGCCTCCTTCGGGCGTTGCGGGTTGTGCCCAAAGATAAGCCGAACCCATTCCGAGGCAAGGCCGCTAGCTCATGGCTGCTGCCATTTGTCGGAGCCGCTCGGCAGTGCGCTCGTCGGCCGGGAAGAAGGTTTCCAGGGCCAGCTCCGACAGCGTGATATCGACCGGCGTGCCAAACACCATGGTGGTGGAGAAGAAACTGAGTATCTCCCCCTCGTGGCGCAGCTTGAAGGGGATCGCGACATTGTCGCTCGACAGCGGCGCCGCGCGCGCCGGGATCGGATAGCTCTTCAGGTCGTTGTACAGCTTGATCAGCTCGGGATCGGCGGTCGCCTCGCATTGCCGGTGCAGCCGCTCCAAAAGATGCCCGCACCATTCCGCGAGATTGACCGTGCGCGGCGCCAGCGCCTCGGGATGGAAGGCAAGCCTCAGCACGTTGAAGGGCTGGCCGAGCAGTCGCTGCGGAATGCCGGCGAGCAGCGGCGCGAGCATGCGGTTGGCGGAGACCAGATTCCAGTGCCGGTCATAAGCCAGCGCCGGATTGGGCTCGTGCGCCCTGAGGACGAGGTCGATCGCCTGGCGGGCTGATTTCAAGGCGGGATCCTCCAGCGGGCGCTGTGGAAAGGCCGGGGCATAGCCGGCGGCGACCAGCAGCACGTTGCGTTCGCGCAATGGCACGTCGAGCCGCTCGGCGAGTCTGAGCACCATGTCGCGCGAGGGTGCGGCACGGCCGGTCTCGACGAAGCTCAAATGGCGCGCCGAGATTTCGGCCTCGCCGGCGAGATCGAGCTGGCTCATGCGGCGGCGCTGCCGCCATTCGCGCAAATGGTCGCCGATATGGACCGGTTGGCTGCGTTCGGCCTGCGCCGTGGATGCATGTGCGTTCATGGTCGAAAACCTACCACGCAGATTTCGGCCCTTCCATTACGTCGGAGGTAATCGAATTGGTCCTCGGGCCGGCGCATCTTGGGTCGCAACAGGAGACGACCATGATCGCACTGCTGCTCTACCGGACCGTCACAGACCAGCTAGTTCCCTGGGCCATGGCGCTCGCAACCCGGATGCTGGCGCGCAGCCTCAACATGCCCGAGCCGCTGGTGCATTCGGCCGGCGACTACGTCGTCGCGCAGGTCACGGCCTTCGAGCACAGCGTCGGCAGGAGCCTCTGCCCGTTCCGCCTCGCCCGCCTGCTTCGGGCCTGGTGGCGCGGATTGCACTGAGTTTCACCTCGAGCCCACCCCAACCATGGAGACCCACGATGATCGACGCATCCACCTTCCTTCGCCGCGCGCTTCTTGCCGACGCGATCTTCAGCGGCGTCGCCGCTCTCGGCTTCACGTTCGGCGCCAGCGCGTTCGCCTCGCTGTTCAACCTGCCCGAAGCGCTGCTGCGCGAGACCGGCTTGTTCCTGATCGCCTACACCGCGCTCGTCGGCTGGCTCGCCTCCCGCGCCTTGGTGGCAAAGCCGCTCGTGCTGCTGGTCGTGGTCGGCAACGCGGCCTGGACGGCCGGCAGCATCGCGCTGCTGCTCTCGGGCGCGGTGTCGCCGAACCTTGCCGGCGAGCTCATGGTCGTGGCACAGGCGATCGCGACCGGCGTGTTTGCCGAACTGCAATATGTGGGATTGCGCAGGAGCGGGAGTGCGTTGGCCGCGTGATGCCACATCACTTGCTGTCGTCGCATACGGAGAGGCCGCGGCGTACTGGATGCCCCGCTTTCGCGGGGCATGACAGCTGTGCCAGAAGCTCGAAATCAGGCTAGGCCCGCGCGCGGCCGTTCGCCTTGCCAACAGCGACGCCGTTGAGCTTCTTCTTTTTGGCGGCCGTCGCGCCCGCCTTCTGCGCTTTACGCTCCGCGCGCGCCTTCACCTTGGCGCGTTCGGTCCGCGCCTCGGCGCGCAGCTTCTTGCGCTTCTTCTCGCAAGATTCGCACTTGCAGCCGATCGGCTTCAGGTAGGCTTTGAAATAATCGGTGCCGTAGTCGTAATTGATCTCGTCGCCCGGCTCGATGTTCTTGATGGCGCGGATGAAAACCTTGCGCTCACGCGGCCGGACGTCGGATTCGGCGTTGGGCCGGCACGAGTGGTTGATATAGCGCGCGAGGTTCTTGCGCACCGAGCCGTCAATGGTCCAGCGGCCGTTGAGCTCGAACAGGTATTTGTTCTCGATGTCGTCGTGCTCGGGAATCCGGGAGTCCAGGATCGGTCCGTAATAACGGATGATCCGGGTGCCCTTCTTGATCGGCTTGGTGGCGAAGAGGCCGAGCCCGGTTTTCGAGCGGCCGACGCGATAAGGTTTGTTGGACGAGGTGGCTGGCATGATCACGAAAAACGAGGACGCGAACGAGGCTGAAAGAGCCCAAGCGAAGCCGCTCTTCTAGAACGATTCCGCGCCGCTGTCAGGTGTCTGTCGACCCTGTTTGAACCTTGCCCACAATCAAGACGTCTGATGGTACGGAGTTCCCGCTCGACAAAAGGCGTCGTCATGTTCCGCATCACCACCGCAGGCTTGGCCATATTGCTCCTGGCCATGTTGCTGATGTGCAGCGGTCTCGGCCGCGCCGACGCCCAATCCGTGGGCAGCCAATATACCTCGACGGCCCCGAAGGATTGCCGCCAGATCGGCAAGCCCAGCGAGCTCGACGGCAGCACCACGCGGGTCTGCGAGGGCAAGGATGGCCTCGTGGTCCTGATCGCCGAGGATGATCTTCGCGAAGTCGTCTCCGTCGGCCGCAATCGCAAGGCCGCGGCCGAGGAACCGGCGGCTAAAGTCTGGTTCGCTCCGTTCAACTCGTCCGAAACCACCGTCGAATGGCGCACCGCTGGGGCCAAGCCGTTTGCGATGATCCAGCGCTGGCACATCGCCGATGGCACCGATCCCGACAAGCAGGGGCGGCCGAACACCAAGGCCATGCTCATCGTGACCCGGCTGCCACCCGGCCCCGTCTGCCATGTCGCCTATGTCGACGCGATCGCCAATCCGAACGCCAATGAGCTCGCGCGCAAGGCCGCGGACGAGTCCGCCCGCAGCTTTACCTGCGGCAAGGACGACGTGAAGATCGTTGGTGCCAGCGGCCGCGCCGTCGAGCTTGCGACGATGCGGTAGGCGCCCGCTTGCAATCGATCAGGGACCCGGCGGCTTCCCCGTCACCGGCGACATCAGCATCGCCTCGAGCAGGCGTTCGGGAGTCGTGCCCTCGGGCAGGCGCCCCAGAATATCCTCAAGCCGCCCATCGAGCAGCAGCATGGTAAAACCGTGGACCATCGACCAGGCGCGCGCGATCGCGGCGCCCTGATTGAGCGTCAGCGCGTCGCCGCTGATCTGCTCCTGCCGCATCATGCCGACGGCATTGGCAA of the Bradyrhizobium sp. WSM1417 genome contains:
- a CDS encoding YeeE/YedE family protein → MVSTSFTPIASLVGGALIGLSAVLLMWATGRIAGVSGIAARLFPPYEDRQFPGRLAFVAGLVSAPVLVLLVTGSLPAQTIEATPVVLIVGGLLTGFGSVWGSGCTSGHGVCGLSRLSARSLVATMTFMAAGMATVLVMRHWN
- a CDS encoding helix-turn-helix transcriptional regulator — protein: MKRKVRNQELVALEEKAEEASRLLTAMGNPKRLLVLCNMLDGEKSVGELADIAGLSSAALSQHLGKMRALSLVKPRRDGQTVYYSIASQEVRALLETLYRLFCTSG
- a CDS encoding GNAT family N-acetyltransferase, whose amino-acid sequence is MVDIAHQAAINPASAKPAAASRARVPLTAIEPGQWRALAQRAIEPNGYYLPGWELAVSATARGRTDASALPAYDGSRLIGLMPVISLWRAWKIPLPALVSAHPYGTLCSPLIDRDAPIEAVTRLLQQARATGAHALVLNDVALDGAAMTALNQVLNRDGLKPRLLSSYIRASLDATQDGETLLRDALGTKKLKELRRQRHRLEDHGAVVFDVAHSPDEIRPALETFLQLEASGWKGKRGTALVQHAGDASFIRRAVPALAETAQCEIVTLRAGATPVAAGIVLRHQDRAFFFKLGIDERFARYSPGVQLTLELTRRLCADPAIASADSTASADHPMINPIWRGRFAVGDVLIPLRRNDPIVALVHGALAAHGIAYAAARRAVRLLRK
- a CDS encoding carboxymuconolactone decarboxylase family protein, with translation MDKNYPEITRQISANLRKLRSDIPDTMKGFAALAQAATRDGALDKKTKEMIALALGVAAHCDGCIGFHTEALVKLGATREEVEETLGMAVYMGGGPSLMYAADAIAAYEQFQQQTLAA
- the ccoG gene encoding cytochrome c oxidase accessory protein CcoG, translated to MTDDTIIEGPLYEKRKKVYPQSVQGPFRRIKWAILCVTLGTYYLLPFIRWNRGPGLPNQAVLVDLPHRRFYFFFIELWPQEVYYFTGLLIIAAMVLFLMNAVAGRIWCGYMCPQTLWTDLFYAVERWVEGDRRERMLGDKRYWTFGHIRKVATKHFLWIMIAWWTGGAWVLYFADAPTLVKELATFQAPFIAYLWIGILTATTYVFAGHAREQMCIYMCPWPRIQAALTDEWALNVTYRRDRGEPRMSVKKAQVARTHGDIAGDCIDCHQCINVCPTGVDIRHGIQLGCIQCGLCIDACDSVMREIGRRAGLIGYDTDINLQRRSEGKAPIYRIIRARTLIYTAAIAVVGGIMLYALATRATMDVNVLHERNPLFVQLAGGGVRNDYTVRILNKGAQRSFALEVSGLPGATIRVAGIEAGADGKPVVEVGQDQTREVRLSVQVDPTQLPQTSRDIDIGITDTAGGGRASARDHFVPGDH
- a CDS encoding DsbA family oxidoreductase, whose product is MSNLKPLQIDVVSDVVCPWCYIGKHRIESALALVPDVPIKLNFRPFFLNPWVPSEGISREEYLTKKFGSVEAYKGIAGRVVAAAGEEGLVYRPELVARQPNTTDCHRLILWAEAIGKAPEMKQRLMELYFRDGGDLTDLNVLVQAAADVGLDADDVRKRLVTDEDVARVSADAQEAAEKGISGVPTYVFAQKYAVSGAQDPNMLARAIREVSAEINAQAAE
- a CDS encoding SET domain-containing protein produces the protein MPATSSNKPYRVGRSKTGLGLFATKPIKKGTRIIRYYGPILDSRIPEHDDIENKYLFELNGRWTIDGSVRKNLARYINHSCRPNAESDVRPRERKVFIRAIKNIEPGDEINYDYGTDYFKAYLKPIGCKCESCEKKRKKLRAEARTERAKVKARAERKAQKAGATAAKKKKLNGVAVGKANGRARA
- a CDS encoding helix-turn-helix domain-containing protein codes for the protein MNAHASTAQAERSQPVHIGDHLREWRQRRRMSQLDLAGEAEISARHLSFVETGRAAPSRDMVLRLAERLDVPLRERNVLLVAAGYAPAFPQRPLEDPALKSARQAIDLVLRAHEPNPALAYDRHWNLVSANRMLAPLLAGIPQRLLGQPFNVLRLAFHPEALAPRTVNLAEWCGHLLERLHRQCEATADPELIKLYNDLKSYPIPARAAPLSSDNVAIPFKLRHEGEILSFFSTTMVFGTPVDITLSELALETFFPADERTAERLRQMAAAMS
- a CDS encoding YeeE/YedE family protein produces the protein MAIPVQFLIGVIFGLGLIVSGMANPAKVLNFLDVGGIPAGTWDASLAFVMAGAVAVTFTGFKRVLKLARPYFAERFYLPTRSDIDPRIIAGPAIFGVGWGLAGFCPGPALTALGFGSVSAVIFVAAMSAGMVLARFIAHLPSLTRLVTPADPFDT